The proteins below are encoded in one region of Rhodothermales bacterium:
- a CDS encoding MraY family glycosyltransferase: MSTISLLTGFSLAFLTALILTPIVSWLALRQKWVDIPDGKRAMHRRPTPRAGGIAIVSAFLLGIAYFYLLDEDLKAAFGFDLYVPSMPFILGAIAMALTGLYDDAYGLGFKKKFFFQLLVAYLMFVAGFRVEVSSIPLLGDDPYIQASLALPLTLLWYVAVINAVNLIDGLDGLAGGITLIAFGSLALVFSALGDLQFLPIALVIAGAIAGFLVHNFSPATIFMGDSGSLFLGFMLATYTLTGTSHENPVLALIIPILAVGFPLLDTSVAFVRRILNGQSPFAPDKDHIHHRLIETFKMTVPGAVLLLYALNAALGLMAIMLVVVDARYFAVIVALAALVPGVLLRKLGYLRFRIGFQQVKRLLKNRLTNHVPRGQWQTSEEKRGAPHDDSWRTDPAFWRKPLALPRDAMKPQEKTSEKTLAEE, translated from the coding sequence ATGAGCACCATATCCTTACTGACGGGCTTCTCCCTCGCGTTTCTGACGGCGCTGATCCTGACGCCGATCGTCTCCTGGCTGGCGCTGCGCCAGAAGTGGGTGGATATCCCGGACGGCAAACGCGCCATGCATCGCCGGCCCACCCCGCGCGCCGGAGGCATCGCCATCGTCTCGGCCTTCCTGCTCGGCATCGCCTACTTCTACCTGCTCGACGAGGACCTGAAAGCGGCCTTTGGGTTCGATCTCTACGTGCCCTCGATGCCCTTCATCCTGGGCGCCATCGCTATGGCCCTCACGGGTTTGTATGACGACGCGTACGGGCTCGGCTTCAAGAAGAAGTTCTTCTTTCAGCTCCTCGTCGCCTACCTGATGTTCGTTGCCGGCTTCCGCGTCGAGGTCTCCAGCATCCCCCTCCTGGGCGACGACCCCTACATCCAGGCCTCGCTCGCCCTCCCCCTCACCCTGCTCTGGTATGTCGCCGTCATCAACGCCGTCAACCTCATCGACGGGCTCGACGGCCTCGCCGGCGGCATCACCCTCATCGCGTTCGGCAGTCTGGCGCTGGTTTTCAGCGCCCTGGGCGACCTCCAGTTTCTCCCGATCGCCCTGGTCATCGCCGGCGCCATCGCCGGCTTCCTGGTCCATAACTTCAGCCCCGCCACCATCTTCATGGGCGACAGCGGCAGCCTCTTCCTGGGGTTCATGCTCGCCACCTACACGCTCACCGGCACCAGCCACGAAAACCCGGTGCTGGCGCTCATCATCCCGATCCTGGCCGTCGGCTTCCCGCTGCTCGACACCTCCGTCGCCTTTGTCCGCCGCATCCTGAACGGGCAGTCACCGTTTGCGCCGGACAAGGACCACATCCACCACCGGCTCATCGAGACGTTCAAGATGACGGTGCCCGGCGCGGTCCTGCTGCTGTATGCGCTGAACGCAGCGCTGGGCCTGATGGCTATCATGCTGGTCGTCGTCGATGCCCGCTACTTCGCAGTCATCGTCGCCCTCGCCGCCCTCGTGCCGGGCGTCCTTCTTCGCAAACTCGGCTACCTGCGCTTCCGGATCGGCTTCCAGCAAGTGAAACGCCTCCTGAAAAACCGCCTCACCAACCATGTGCCCCGCGGCCAGTGGCAGACGTCGGAGGAAAAACGCGGCGCTCCGCACGACGACAGCTGGCGCACCGACCCGGCCTTCTGGCGCAAGCCGCTCGCCCTCCCACGCGACGCGATGAAGCCGCAGGAGAAGACGTCGGAGAAGACGTTGGCGGAGGAGTAG